In Streptomyces sclerotialus, one genomic interval encodes:
- a CDS encoding glycosyltransferase, giving the protein MKHEAPALHVAMVSEHASPLAALGGPDAGGQNVYVAQLARHLVRRGHEVTVYTRRDDPALAHTVTTRDGFKVVHVPAGPAAPVPKDELPAHMPEFGRHLARSWAVAPPDLVHAHFWMSGTAALAGARDQGIPVVQTFHALGTVKRRYQGSEDTSPPERIETEARIGRACRRVLATCSDEVGELLAMGIDRGHVRVVPCGVDTTHFAPVADARRPDGAPRRLLAVGRLVPRKGFDRAIRALAGIPDAELLIAGGPEEPLLFDDPEANRLRKVAEEYGVSERVRLLGAVSHDEMPALMSSADLVLSLPRYEPFGIVPIEAMACRTPVVATAVGGHLDTVVDGVTGVLVPPVDDHGLDRVVRQLLDDPDLLARLGAAGRERALDRYTWGRVAEGVAAVYDGLLSVPELSGVAR; this is encoded by the coding sequence ATGAAGCACGAAGCCCCCGCCCTCCACGTCGCCATGGTCTCCGAACACGCCAGCCCGCTGGCCGCGCTGGGCGGTCCGGACGCGGGCGGTCAGAACGTGTACGTGGCGCAGCTCGCCCGGCACCTGGTCCGCCGCGGGCACGAGGTCACGGTCTACACGCGGCGTGACGATCCCGCGCTGGCGCACACCGTCACCACCCGGGACGGCTTCAAGGTCGTCCACGTGCCGGCCGGACCGGCGGCCCCCGTGCCGAAGGACGAACTCCCCGCCCACATGCCCGAGTTCGGCCGTCACCTCGCGCGCTCCTGGGCCGTGGCGCCGCCCGACCTGGTGCACGCCCACTTCTGGATGTCGGGTACGGCCGCCCTGGCCGGCGCCCGTGACCAGGGCATCCCGGTCGTGCAGACCTTCCACGCGCTGGGCACCGTCAAGCGGCGCTACCAGGGCTCGGAGGACACCAGTCCGCCCGAGCGCATCGAGACCGAGGCCCGCATCGGCAGAGCCTGCCGCCGGGTCCTCGCGACGTGCTCCGACGAGGTCGGCGAGCTTCTCGCGATGGGCATCGACCGCGGTCACGTACGTGTCGTGCCGTGCGGCGTGGACACCACCCACTTCGCGCCCGTGGCCGACGCCCGGCGGCCGGACGGCGCCCCCAGACGGCTGCTGGCCGTGGGCCGGCTCGTCCCCCGCAAGGGCTTCGACCGGGCCATCCGCGCCCTGGCCGGCATCCCGGACGCCGAACTCCTCATCGCCGGCGGGCCCGAGGAGCCGCTGCTCTTCGACGACCCGGAGGCGAACCGGCTGCGCAAGGTCGCCGAGGAGTACGGCGTGAGCGAGCGGGTACGGCTGCTGGGCGCGGTCTCGCACGACGAGATGCCCGCCCTGATGTCCAGCGCCGACCTGGTGCTCTCGCTGCCGCGTTACGAGCCCTTCGGCATCGTCCCCATCGAGGCGATGGCCTGCCGTACCCCGGTGGTGGCCACCGCCGTCGGCGGCCACCTCGACACGGTCGTCGACGGGGTCACCGGCGTCCTCGTGCCGCCGGTCGACGACCACGGCCTGGACCGGGTCGTCCGGCAGCTGCTGGACGACCCCGACCTGCTCGCGCGCCTCGGCGCCGCCGGCCGCGAACGTGCCCTGGACCGTTACACCTGGGGACGCGTCGCGGAAGGCGTCGCCGCCGTC
- a CDS encoding glycosyltransferase, which produces MNILIWHVHGSWITAFVQGAHTYLVPVTPDRGPDGLGRARTWDWPASVRELSPEQLRAADIDLMVLQRPHEVDLAHEWTGRRPGRDVPAVYVEHNSPHGTPVDTRHPLADRDDIPVVHVTHFNRLMWDNGRAPTTVVEHGIIDPGPRWTGAEQRAAVVVNEPVRRGRTTGTDLLPRFADAAPLDVFGMRTEGLTRHLGLPPDRCRTRDLPQEELHTAMSRCRVYVHPIRWTSLGLSLLEAMFLGMPVVALDTTEVREAVPEGAGVVSNRLETLTDAVRGFVADRDLAERTGREARAAVQARYGVGRFLDDWDQLLKEVTR; this is translated from the coding sequence ATGAACATCCTCATCTGGCATGTGCACGGCTCCTGGATCACCGCGTTCGTCCAGGGTGCGCACACCTACCTGGTCCCGGTCACGCCGGACCGCGGCCCGGACGGCCTGGGCCGCGCCCGGACCTGGGACTGGCCGGCCTCCGTCCGCGAACTCTCCCCGGAGCAGCTGCGCGCGGCCGACATCGACCTGATGGTCCTGCAACGCCCGCACGAGGTGGACCTCGCCCACGAATGGACCGGACGGCGGCCGGGCCGCGACGTGCCCGCGGTGTACGTCGAGCACAACAGCCCGCACGGAACGCCCGTGGACACCCGCCACCCGCTCGCGGACCGCGACGACATCCCCGTCGTCCACGTCACCCACTTCAACCGGCTGATGTGGGACAACGGCCGCGCTCCGACCACCGTCGTGGAGCACGGCATCATCGACCCGGGCCCGCGCTGGACCGGCGCGGAACAGCGGGCCGCCGTGGTCGTCAACGAACCGGTGCGGCGCGGCCGTACGACCGGTACCGATCTGCTGCCGCGGTTCGCCGACGCCGCGCCGCTGGACGTCTTCGGCATGCGCACCGAGGGGCTGACCCGCCACCTGGGCCTGCCGCCGGACCGCTGCCGCACCCGTGACCTGCCGCAGGAGGAGCTGCACACGGCGATGTCCCGCTGCCGGGTGTACGTGCACCCGATCCGCTGGACCTCGCTCGGGCTCTCCCTGCTGGAAGCCATGTTCCTCGGGATGCCCGTCGTGGCACTGGACACCACCGAGGTGCGCGAGGCCGTCCCCGAGGGGGCCGGCGTGGTCTCCAACCGGCTGGAGACGCTGACCGACGCGGTCCGCGGCTTCGTCGCCGACCGGGACCTCGCCGAACGGACGGGCCGGGAAGCGAGGGCCGCCGTACAGGCCCGCTACGGGGTGGGGCGCTTCCTGGACGACTGGGACCAACTCTTGAAAGAGGTCACGCGATGA
- a CDS encoding glycosyltransferase family 9 protein, protein MRSLVVRLDSFGDVLLAGPAVRAVAAHSSHVTMVCGPRGEDAARMLPGVDEVLVWEAPWEGFSPPSVEDADVADFIRRVREGAYDTALILTSFHQSPLPAALLLRMAHVGRIGADSRDHPGRLLDVRHRRLPGRHEAEAALDTAAALGFVPEPRDDGRLRVLPPPDTVGLTGNGPYVVVHPGASAPARAWSPHRCAEAVAALADAGHRVIVTGGPAETALTKEVSGTAARDLGGRTDPRSLAGVLRSADVVVSGNTGPAHLAAAVGTPVVSLFAPVVPAERWAPYGVSTIVLGDQQAACAGSRARYCPQPGHPCLDDVTATDVVLAVQKLLKEST, encoded by the coding sequence GTGAGATCACTCGTGGTACGCCTCGACAGCTTCGGCGACGTACTGCTCGCAGGCCCGGCGGTCCGGGCGGTCGCCGCGCACTCCTCGCACGTCACCATGGTGTGCGGGCCGCGCGGCGAGGACGCGGCGCGCATGCTGCCCGGAGTCGACGAGGTCCTGGTGTGGGAGGCGCCCTGGGAGGGCTTCAGCCCGCCGAGCGTCGAGGACGCCGACGTGGCGGACTTCATCCGCCGGGTGCGCGAGGGCGCCTACGACACGGCCCTGATCCTCACCTCCTTCCACCAGAGCCCGCTGCCCGCCGCCCTGCTGCTGCGGATGGCGCACGTCGGCCGGATCGGCGCCGACAGCCGCGACCACCCGGGACGGCTGCTCGACGTACGCCACCGGCGGCTGCCCGGACGGCACGAGGCCGAAGCCGCACTCGACACGGCGGCGGCCCTCGGATTCGTCCCCGAACCCCGCGACGACGGCCGGCTGCGCGTGCTGCCGCCACCGGACACCGTGGGGCTCACCGGCAACGGCCCGTACGTCGTGGTCCACCCCGGCGCCAGCGCACCCGCACGCGCCTGGAGCCCGCACCGCTGCGCCGAGGCGGTCGCCGCCCTGGCCGACGCCGGCCACCGCGTCATCGTCACCGGCGGACCGGCCGAGACCGCCCTGACCAAGGAGGTCAGCGGGACGGCGGCACGCGACCTCGGCGGACGCACCGATCCCCGCAGCCTGGCCGGAGTACTGCGCTCCGCCGACGTGGTGGTCAGCGGCAACACCGGCCCCGCGCACCTGGCCGCGGCCGTCGGCACGCCCGTCGTGTCGCTGTTCGCGCCCGTGGTACCCGCAGAGCGGTGGGCGCCGTACGGCGTGTCCACGATCGTGCTCGGTGACCAGCAGGCGGCGTGCGCCGGCAGCCGTGCCCGGTACTGCCCGCAGCCCGGCCATCCCTGCCTCGACGACGTCACCGCGACCGACGTGGTGCTCGCCGTGCAGAAACTGCTGAAGGAGAGCACATGA
- a CDS encoding D-glycero-alpha-D-manno-heptose-1,7-bisphosphate 7-phosphatase, with the protein MTESPHDGASLADGRPGGRHERPAAVLFDRDGTLIEDVPYNSDPRLVRVLPGVPEALRLLRAAGIPTAVVSNQSGVGRGLLTEQQVRLVNARVDDALGGFGTWVYCPHSPDAGCLCRKPKPGLVIEAARRLAVPAEKCVVIGDIGADVLAAQAAGARAVLVPNAVTRPEEVTAAPCTAPDVLTAVRELLGHGPETAPVPITETWGWDR; encoded by the coding sequence ATGACCGAATCACCCCACGACGGCGCGTCCCTCGCGGACGGCCGCCCCGGCGGACGGCACGAGCGGCCCGCCGCCGTCCTCTTCGACCGGGACGGCACGCTCATCGAGGACGTGCCCTACAACAGCGACCCCCGGCTGGTCCGCGTGCTGCCCGGAGTGCCCGAGGCGCTCCGGCTGCTGCGCGCAGCCGGCATCCCCACCGCCGTGGTCAGCAACCAGTCGGGCGTGGGCCGCGGCCTGCTGACCGAACAGCAGGTACGGCTGGTCAACGCCCGCGTGGACGACGCCCTCGGCGGCTTCGGCACCTGGGTGTACTGCCCGCACAGCCCCGACGCCGGCTGCCTCTGCCGCAAGCCGAAGCCCGGCCTGGTCATCGAGGCGGCCCGCCGGCTCGCCGTACCGGCCGAGAAGTGCGTGGTCATCGGGGACATCGGCGCCGACGTACTGGCCGCGCAGGCCGCCGGCGCCCGCGCCGTCCTCGTCCCCAACGCCGTCACCCGCCCGGAAGAGGTCACCGCCGCGCCGTGCACCGCGCCGGACGTGCTCACGGCCGTACGGGAACTGCTCGGCCACGGGCCGGAGACCGCACCCGTGCCCATCACGGAGACCTGGGGGTGGGACCGGTGA